CACATCACATTAAAAGACTGCGGTTGGTCCACGAGGCCGTAGActattttctcgtcttttctctccttctcaaacGTTCCAAAGATTCGGTCCCAGATGATGAGGACGCCGGCGTAGTTCTTGTCAAGACACCACTTGTTGGCACCTGGGTGTGCGAAGAGAGAGCTTCGTGTGAGCGggggtgtgtgattgtgattgtgtgttgtgttgtgtgtgtgtgttgtgtgtgtgtgattgtgtttgtgtgtgtgtgtttgtgtgtgtgtgattgtgtgtgtgtttgtgtgtgtgtgtgtgtgtgtgtgtgtgtgtgtgtgtgtgtgtgtgtgtgtgtgtgtgtgtgtgtgtgtgtgtgtacatatatatgtatatttacaatagtaatagaaataataatattaaaataataataataataataataataataataataataataataataataacaataataataacaataacaataacaaaacactaataataataatactaataataataataataataataataataataataataataataataataatagtaataataataccaataataccaacaataacaacaatatcacctaaaaatactaataataagaccagcaatactaacaacaacaacaacaacaaagatcgcGCGGGCGACGCACCGTGATGGACCCTATGATGCGAAGGGGTATTGAAAACCCACTCCAGAGGCCCGCAGTCGTCCACCAGCTCGGTGTGGATCCAAAACTGGAAGAGGAGGTTGAAATGCATGTGCACGACGATTGCAGGCAGGGGCACCCCGAGGAGAGCGAGGGGCTGGTGGAATCCTAGCGCGAAGAGCCTTTGGAACATCGACTGGCGTATCGCTGTGTTGAAGTTGTAGTCTTCGGACGAGTGATGGACTTGGTGGGCCGCCCAGATGAAATCGATTTCTGGtcgaggggggtagagagggaggggaggagtgaggtggGTGGGTTTTAAGTGGGTTGCGGTGCTTAATGGTGGTTGATTTTTATGGTTGAGTTACGATGTTTTAAGTGGGTTGCGGTGCTTAATGGTGGTTGATTTTTATGGTTGAGTtacgatgttgttgttttttattaatcgTTTTGTGGATTTGGTGACTCATtaattttaatctcttttttgctttttctttctttttatctatataatctctctatctgtatatctatctacttttttgcattattatctttacgtccgttaacaattaataattttgaattaataacaattaataattctgaattaataacaattaataattttgaattaatacaaattttgaaaaaaaaaaaaaaatcgaattatcgtcttcctttttctccttcgtgTGATTTTGAATAAAATGCCTGAATTAAAtcgaaaaatttataaattttattgttggaAAATCGTGTAAATTACATCAGacttaaatatttttgataatgaaggtaattaaCAAATCTAATTCTAAAATTAATAacctatttttttctaaataatatcACATCATCGTAATTTCAAATCCAATTTCCGCAAATagaaatacttatttttatataattctaaacacacacacacacacaaaattatatatatatatatagatagatagatagatagatagatagatagatagatagatagatagatagatagatagatattataaacaTCACGAAAAACGTCTCTATATCATACAACATTTTCTGTTTGTATCTTCTCAAAATATGAAGTAAATCtcccactttttaaaaacaatcGAAAGAAAATTtccttaagacaaaaaaaaaaaaatcaataatcaatacttatataaataaattggtaaatagataaatacataataatgataatgatggtgaggtgatgatgaagatgatgatgatgatgatgatgatggtgatggtgatgatgatgaagatgatgatgatggtgatggtgatgatgatgaagatgatggtgatggtgatgatgatgaagatgatgatgatggtgatggtgatgatgatgaagatgatgatgatggtgatgatgatgaagatgatgatgatgatggtgatgatgatgatgatgatgatgatggtgatgatgatgatggtgatgatgatgatggtgatgatgtgatgatgatgatgatggtgatgatgatgatggtgataatgatgatggtgatgatgatgatgatgatgatggtgatgtgatgatggtgatgatgatgatgatgatgatgatggtgatggtgatgaagatgatgatgatggtgatgatgatgatgatgatgatgatggtgatgatggtgatggtgatggtgatgaagatgaagatgatgatgatggtgatgatgatgatgatgatgatggtgatgaagatgaagatgatgatgatgatgatgatgatgatgtgatgatgatgatggtgatgatgatgatgatggtgatgatgatgatgatgatgatggtgatgaagatgatgatggtgatgatgatgatggtgatgatgatgatgaagatgaagatgatgatgatgatgaagatgatgatgatgatgatgatgatgatggtgatgatgatgatggtgatggtgatgatgatggtgatgaagatgatggtgatgatgatgaaggtgatggtgatgatgatgatgatgatggtgatggtgatgatgatgatgataataataataatatgaagccacctgaataaaagaacaaatatcTTGACCCActtagataagtaaataaataaataatgacaatgataatgatagtgataatgataatgataataataacaaacccacttaaataaaaggataaacatCTTAACCcacttaaacaaataaatgaataaacagataaacaacaacaacaacaatcataataaagataaaaataaaaacactttaacccacatgaaaataaaaacaaagacattttaacccacatgaaaaaaaacacatgaaaataagaataaaaacattttaacccacatgaaaataaaaataaaaatattttaacccaCATAAAGATacgaataaaaacattttaacccacataaagataaaaattaaattttaacccacatgaaaacaaaaacaaaaacattttaacccacatgaaaataaaaataaaaacattttaacccacataaagataaaaattaaattttaacccccatgaaaacaaaaacaaaaacattttaacccacatgaaaacaaaactaaaaacattttaacccacatgaaaataaaaacaaaaacattttaaccCACACGAAAATAGAAACATTTTAACCCACTTGCACGTTTCGTAGACGATGCCGTGGCCAAGGGAGGTGATTCCGTCATTAAACCTCGCGGTCTTCCTGCCTGTGGCTAATCCTACGAGGAATTCCAGCACCAGGAAGGCCATGAACACCGGAACAGcctgagaaagggggggggagggggcagtttTATGCTTCATTTGTTATGGTGTGGTTtaatttgcttgtgtgtgtgtgtgtttgtaaatgttgtgggttgtttggttaatgtttggattttttttttttttttttttttggggggggtcatagaaggagttttttttttttttttttttttttttttttttttttttttgttattttggtttATGTGTCTTCCCCGATAAGGAAAGATATTTGAAAATTACAATAAACTCACTTGAAATCATTTATTAAATAACTATGACGGAAATCAAAATCATGAAtcactaaa
The Penaeus monodon isolate SGIC_2016 chromosome 18, NSTDA_Pmon_1, whole genome shotgun sequence genome window above contains:
- the LOC119584822 gene encoding alkylglycerol monooxygenase-like (The sequence of the model RefSeq protein was modified relative to this genomic sequence to represent the inferred CDS: added 10 bases not found in genome assembly) encodes the protein MATFVEQVGSFFYIINPNTTTFEHVEEVPNYVNDAVPVFMAFLVLEFLVGLATGRKTARFNDGITSLGHGIVYETCKWVKMFLFSCGLKCFCFYFHRRFSTATHLKPTHLTPPLPLYPPRPEIDFIWAAHQVHHSSEDYNFNTAIRQSMFQRLFALGFHQPLALLGVPLPAIVVHMHFNLLFQFWIHTELVDDCGPLEWVFNTPSHHRVHHGANKWCLDKNYAGVLIIWDRIFGTFEKERKDEKIVYGLVDQPQSFNVMWLQFFYFGEVLTKARSMSSWSDSLRAVFYGPGGVPGAPRLGDPDGFPDVRAPRGKYDPQMPLLDKAYVGAHFLVALVIQQALTVKLATFNWLTVLLFVAFLLVSVGIIGAMYDGWWWAPLLEAARCAAYVAYARSTPVTEFPLVDAALLLYFAASTLMWASRSLALLRAGIKTAKLQ